The Herbiconiux sp. A18JL235 region ACCTCGTCGATCGACCTCGAGCCCATCAAGGAACTCGGGCTGCTCACCGCGAAGCCGTTCATCTACGTGTTCAACGTCGACGAGGAGATCCTCACCGATCCTGCCCGCAAGGATGCGCTGGCCGCCCTGGTCGCGCCCGCCACCGCGATCTTCCTCGACGCCAAGCTCGAGTCGGAGCTCATCGACCTCGACCCCGAAGACGCCGCCGAACTCCTCGCCTCCACCGGCCAGGAGGAGAGCGGCCTCGACCAGCTCGCCCGCATCGGCTTCGACACGCTCGGCCTCCAGACCTACCTCACGGCCGGGCCCAAGGAGTCGCGCGCCTGGACCATCGGCAAGGGCTGGACGGCTCCGCAGGCGGCCGGTGTCATCCACACCGACTTCCAGAAGGGCTTCATCAAGGCCGAGATCATCTCCTTCGACGACCTCGTCGAGACCGGCTCCGTCGCCGAGGCCCGCGCCAAGGGCAAGGCCCGCATCGAGGGCAAGGACTACATCATGCACGACGGCGACGTCGTCGAGTTCCGCTTCAACAACTGAGCCGGAGCCGGTCAGCATCATGGGGGCGCCGGATGTCGTCTGGTTGTGGCGGCCGACCGGTCCGGAAGAGTTCGAGCTCGTTCGGGAGTCGGGATTCAAGCGGTGGCCACCCCGTCTCCCGGATCAGCCGATCTTCTATCCCGTCCTGAACGAAGACTACGCGGATCGGATCGCTCGCGAGTGGAACGTGCCGGCGTCCGGAGTCGGGTACGTGACTCGCTTCGCCGTCCGCAAGGCCTTCCTCGACGACTTCGACGTCCATCAGGTGGGCGGTCAGACAATCCTCGAGTATTGGATTCCGGCGGAGGATCTGGAAGCGCTGAACGACAACATCATCGGCGTGATCGAGGAGGTCAGGCGGTTCGAGTGAGCCGCGCGATGTGCCGCGCCATCGCGCTCGGTGGCGAGAGGGCCAGTCGACCAACTCCTGGGGTACTACATCAGCGCACTGCCGAGGCTGGCCATCGGCAACTACACCGAGTTCCGCTCCGCTGCGTTCGTCCCCGGGTACGGTTGGACGATGAGCAATGCCATGCCCGTCTCCGACATCTGGGGCTGACTCGTGCGCAGCGTCCCCGACGACATCCTCGGCTACCAGGCTCGGCTCGACGACGAGTCTCGGGCCGTCTGCGATGTGCTGCTCAGAGTCATCGAAGGAGAGCTCCCCGACGCCGACCGCAAGGTGTGGCACGCGCATCCGGTGTGGTTCTTCGAGGGGAACCCGGTGGTGGGGTACGACCGGCTGAAGGCCTCGGTGCGGCTGCTGTTCTGGAGCGGGCGGGCCTTCGACGAACCAGGCCTGACGCCCGAGGGCAGCTTCCAGGCCGCCGAGGCGCGCTACACCGACCCCGGGCAGATCGATTCGGCGGCGCTTCGGCGCTGGCTGGGCAAGGCGCGCGAACTGCAGTGGAACTACCGCGACATCCGGCGCAACCGGGGACTCGTGCCGCTGCGCGGAGTCGGGGCCTGAGCAGACCTCCTGCACAGGCCCGGCCGTGTCCACAGATCGGGACGAGCGGCTCTCTGACACGGATGTTCTCCGGTAGCATCCGAGTCGCAGCACTGTCACGGAAGGATGCTCCATGCCGACATCGACCACCACCGACGCCCTCGCCCGTGCCGGTGGTTTCACCCTGGCCGCCGGTGCGGTGTTCGTCGCCGCGGGCGCGACCGCGTGGACGGTCGTCACCCGGCAACTTCGCGCCGAGAAGATCGAGGTGCCGGGGAACGCACCCGCATTCGCGGGCAAGCCCGTGCAGGGCCCCGCGACGGCCTACGTGGAGGCGCTCGTGATCAAGGGCAACGCTGAGCGCGGAGCCGGCGGCCGCACCTTCGCCGACATCAGCGCAGCCCTGCGCGAGGTGGCACCAGGCAGCGACGAGGCGGCAGAACTCCGCAAGCAGAGCATGTCGCTGTCAACCGCCGCGTCGCTGCGCACCGCGCTCATGACCTCCGTGCTCGCCTACGGCGTGAGCGCCCTCGTGACGGGCCTCGGCGCCTTCTTCGTCGTGACCGGCTCGGTGCTGCGCCGAGCCGGTCGGTAGAACCGCGGGTAGCCCGTAATGGTACCCGCCTCCCTCGCCGGCACGTTCGCCCTCGCGGCCCTCGCGCTCATCCTCATCCCCGGCCCGAGCGTGCTGTTCGTCGTCGGTCGCTCCCTCGCCTTGGGGCGTCTCGGCGGCCTCCTGAGCGTGCTGGGCAACGCGCTCGGTATGCTCCCCGCCATCGCCCTGGTCGCCCTTGGTGTCGGAACGCTGGTCGCCCAGTCGGTCGTCGTGTTCACCATCATGAAGATCGCGGGCGCCGCCTACCTCGTCTACCTCGGGGTGCAGGTCATCCGTCACCGCAACGACCACACCGACAGCGAGACGGATGCTCCCCGCCGTCGCCCGTCGCCGTGGCGCCTGGTGGGGGAGGGCTTCGTCGTCGGGGCGACCAACCCCAAGACGATCGTCTTCTTCGTGGCGGTGCTGCCGCAGTTCGTCGACTACGGCGCGGGCAACATCCCGTTCCAGCTCGCCGAACTAGGCCTGATCTTCTTCACGATCGCCCTCGCCTGCGACAGCGTCTGGGCGCTCGCCGCCGGCTCGGCCCGCGCCTTCCTCGCCCGCCACCCCCGCAGCCTCCCGCGCCTCGGAGCCGCCGGCGGCGTCATGATGATCGGCCTCGGCGGCGCCCTCGTCTTCACCGGCTCGAAGTCGTAGCGTCATAGCGTCCCGCCGCCCGACCGGCCCGTTCTGGGGGAGGCGCGGGTGCACCGGCGCGGCATACGCTCGGGGCGCAGGGCGGGCGCGTCGCTCGGTGCAGGAGGAGCGACATGGGTGAGCACGGCACAGCGGAGTCCGATTCGGGGGAGCACGGCACAGCGGAGTCCGATTCGGGTGAGCACGGCCCGGGGCGGCACGCCCACGGCCGGCCCCACGGGTCGACGCGGCCCGCGGGCCTTCTGAGAGGCGACGAAGGCTTCGAAGAGGCCGTGACCGACGGCGTGTTCAACGTCGTCGCCGCCGCGACGGGGGAGCCGCTGCCGCTGCCCGACGCGATCGTCTTTCCGCAGACGGAGGCGGACGTGGTCGAGATCGTCCGTGCCGCCCGCGCCACCGGGCAGCGCATAGCGGTGCGCTCCGGGGGCCACAGCTGGGTGGCGTCGACGGTGCGGGGCGATGGCGTGCTCGTCGACCTCGAGGCGTTCGACGGCGTCGAGCTCGACGCGCCCGCCCTTCGCGCGACCGTGGGCGCTGGCGTGCGAGGCGGTGACCTGTCGCCGCAGCTCGTCGCGGCCGGCGTCGCGTTCCCGGTCGGGCACTGCGGGCGCCCTGCCGTCGGAGGCTTCCTGCTCGGCGGCGGCCTCGGTGTGAACTGGGGGCATTGGAAACCCGCCTGCTTCTCCATCCGCAGTCTCAGGGTCGTCACCGCCGACGGCGAGGCCGTGACCGCCTCGCCCGTGGAGAACGACGATCTGTTCTGGCTCGCCCGCGGCAGCGGCCCGGGCTTCCCCGGCGTCGTCACCGCTTTCGAGCTCGAGCTGCAGCCGCTGCCCCGCGCCATCCGCGTCTCGACCTGGTCGTTCCCGCTCACCGATCTCGCGGCCGTCACCGCCTGGATCACGGATGCGTCACCCCTGCTCCCGACGAACGTCGAGCTCTCCCTCGTGACGTCGGGCCCCCAGCGGCCGGGCGGCCTCGGTGCCGACGACCCGCATCCGCTTGTCGTGGGCGTCGCGGCCACGGTCTTCGCCGCCGACGACGACGAGGCACGACGGGCCCTCGCGCCCCTGGGTGATGGACCCGCCACCGGCGTCGAGCCGCTCGACCACGCCGCCTTCCTCGACGTGCGCCTCGATCAGCTCCACGTGCCCGTCGACGCCACCTACCCCGAGGGCGCCCGCTACCTCGCCGACACCTTCTGGTTCTCAGGTGACCTCGTCGAGACGACGGCACTCCTGCCCGACCTCATGGCGAAGGCACCCTCCGGCCGCAGCTATGTGCTCGCAGGACTCCCGGCGAACGGCGCGGGAGCTGACCTCCTCACCCCGGGCGAGGCCGCCTACGGCATGCACGACACGACGTGCCTCATCGTCTACACGATCTGGGACGACCCGGCCGACGACGCCCGCAACCGCGCCTGGCTCGACGAGGTGGCAGCGGCCCTCGAGCCGACCGCGACCGGGAACTTCATCAGCGAGGCCGACATCCGCCACCGTCCCGAGCGAGTGCCCGGTTCCTTCCGTGCCGAGGACTGGGAGCGCATCCAGCAGCTGCGCCGGCGTTTCGACCCCGACGGCGTGTTCCACAGCTACCCGGGGGAGTGACACCCCCACGCATTGCTACTGTCGGAGCGTGGCGCACCGCTGGAGGTCGCCGTCGCACGTCAAGGGGGTCGGATGAGCACCGGGAACACGAACACGCACACGCATCTGCACATGCACACGCACGCGCACATGCTCACCGTCGTGAAGAACGGCAGACTCAACCCCGACGTGCGGCTCTGGACGGGCATCGCCGCCATCGCCGTGGGCCTGCTCACCTTCGCCGAGTTCCTCGTGCAGGCGCTGCTCGTCGGCGCGCGCCCGGCTCTCGACGACGACCGCGCGCTCACCGAGTTCATGACCCGCACGGCCAATCAGACCCTCTTCACCATCCTCATCGACACCTTCCTTATGGCGGCGCTCATCGTCTTCATCTCGGGCTTCCGTCAGCTCATCACCCACACCAGGCCCGACCTGCAGTGGGTCGCGAACATCATGTACGGTGCGGGCCTGCTGTTCATCGCGGTGACCCTCGTCGGCGACGCGATGGAGGGCGGCACCGCCCTCGACACCATGGGGCTCGACCCGGATGCGTCGTCGTTGCGTGCGCTCACCGTGGGCCACACTCTCATGTTCGGTTCGATCGGATGCACGCTGAACGCTCTCGTCGCGGCCTCCGCCGCCTACCTCACCATCGCCTCCGAGGCACTGCCGAAGTGGACGGGATACATCGCCTACGCCGTCGCGGGCCTCAACCTGCTGTCGGTACCGACGATGTTCGGCGGCACGGCTCCCGACTCGTTCTTCGCCGCGGGCGGCGCCGCCACCGCGATGCTCGCGACCTTCCCGTGGCTGGTGTGGGTGGTGTGCGTCGGTTTCGTCGCCATCCGCGACCGCCGTCGCCTGGAACACCTCAGCCCCGCACTGCGCGAGCAGGTCGGGGCTGAGGACGAAGCGGATGCGGGTGCCACCGCGCGCTGAGGCGTCACTTCGACGGGGTGGAGAGCTCCTCGTCGGTCCACACGCCTGAATCCTCCGAGGCGACGTCGGAGTCGGAGCCCGACGCGTCGGCCTCCGCAGCCGCGCCCTTCTTCTTGCGCGGCTCGACGACACGCGGCCCACGACCCGGGCGGTAGACCGAGTTCTCGAGGCCGGGGTGGCGGCGCGACTGCACGATGAAGAGCACGATGCCGAGCGCGACGGCGAGGAACGACGCCCACACGTTCGCCGGGATGCCGAGGAAGCCGTCGCTCGTCGGGTCGATGCGGATGGCCTCGAGCCACGAGCGGCCGAGCCCGTACCAGACGAGGTAGAGCGCGAACAGCTTGCCCCAGCGCAGCTGGAAGCGGCGCTCGAGGAGGAGCAGCAGCGCGATGCCCACGACGTTCCAGATGATCTCGTAGAGGAACAGCGGGTGGAACAGGGTGCCGTCGGCGAGGCCCACCGGGAACTTACCGTTGGTCGATTCGATCTCGAGACCCCAGGGGAGCGTGGTCGGCAGACCGAACAGCTCGTGGTTGATGTAGTTGCCGATGCGGCCGATGGCCTGCGCGGCGAGCATGGCCGGGGCCAGTGCGTCGGCGAACGACCACAGCCTGATGCCCGAGAAGCGGCAGCCGATGTAGGCGCCGATGGCTCCGCCGATGAGCGAGCCGTAGAGGGCGTTGCCGCCGTCCCAGATGGCGAAGACGTTGAGCAGGTTCGCGCCGTCGTAGAAGTAGTCGCCGAGGTGCGTGAAGACGTGGTAGAACCGCGCCCCCACGATGCCGAGCGGCACGGCCCACAGCACGATGTCGACGACCACCCCGGGCTCGCCGCCGCGCTTGGTGAGGCGGGCGTTCACCCAGAACATCGCGACGATGATGCCGGCGAGGATGCACAGAGCGTAGGTGTGGATGGTGAGCGGCCCGATGTTGAACTGCTGGAACACCGGATCCGGGCTCGGGATGCTGAGTGGCGAGAAGGAGGGCACGCTGAATTGTAAAGCGTGGAGGCTCTCCGAGACGAACCAGTAGCCTCCGAATCGGTGCGCCGCTATGATTGACACAGTTGTTGTGTTGGCTTGTATTTCGAATGCGGAAGAAAGTACACCGCGACAGTAGGTCCCGGCAGGCGGGGCCGCTGATTTCGAAAAGAGAAAATCAATGCCTACTGGCACCGTGAAGTGGTTCAACTCCGAAAAGGGCTTCGGCTTCATCTCCCCCGACGACGGCGGCGAAGACGTGTTCGCCCACCACTCCGGCATCAACGGATCCGGTTACAAGAACCTCGAAGAGAACCAGCGCGTCGAGTTCGACGTCACCCAGGGCCGCAAGGGCCTGCAGGCCGAGAACATCACGCCCCTCGGCTGATCTCGCCTTCTCCTCGACGAGCCCGCACCCGCGACAGGGTGCGGGCTCGTCGCCGTGTGAGGCGCATCATCGGCGACGCCCCGACGCCTACCGGGGCAACACGCAGGTTCGGCGCGTACGGTCGAAGCATCTGACGAGCGCATCAGCTCACCACCGCGGCTGAGAAGTCGAATCCGACTCTGCGAGGCCCCCCTGAGCATCTCCTCTTCGTCCGTCGCCCGTGCCACCGTTCCGCGCAAATCCGGCCGTGCGCATCCCACCGCGGCCTACGCCGAGCTGCTCTCCACCGTCAAAGACCTCGGTCTGCTGCGCAAGCGCCAGGGCTTCTACATCACGATGTTCAGCGTGCTCGTCGCGGCGCTCGGCGGTGCCGTGACCGGGTTCATCCTGCTCGGCGACACCTGGTACCAGTTGCTCATCGCCGCCGCGCTCGGCATCATCCTCACGCAGTTCGCCTTCCTCGCCCATGAGGCCTCCCACCGTCAGGTGTTCGAGTCGAACCGCGCGAACGACCGCGCCGGCCGCACGCTCGCCACCGCCTTCGTCGGCATGAGCTATGCCTGGTGGATGTCGAAGCACACCCGCCACCACGGCAACCCGAACACCGTCGGCAAAGACCCCGACATCGATCGCGACACGGTCTCGTTCGTCGAGCAGGACGCCGCGCGGGCGAGGGGCCCGATGAAGCTCCTCACCCGCCACCAGGGCTGGCTGCTCTACCCCCTCATGCTGCTCGAGGGCATCAACCTGCACTACCTCTCCTTCAAGACGCTGTTCGGCCGCGGCAAGGTCGAGGGCAGGCAGGTCGAGCTGTGGTCGATCGGTCTGCGACTCGCGGTGTACCTGGGCGTCGTGTTCTGGTGCCTCCCGCTCGGCATGGCCTTCGCCTTCATCGGCGTTCAGCTCGCGGTCTTCGGGCTCTACATGGGCGCCTCCTTCGCCCCGAACCACATCGGCATGAAGGTGTTCCCGGCGGGCTCGCGCGTCGACTTCCTGTCGAAGCAGGTGCTCTCCTCGCGCAGCATCCGCGGCGGCTGGGGCATGACGACGTTCATGGGCGGCCTCGACCTCCAGGTCGAGCACCACCTCTTCCCGAGCATGCCCCGCCCGAGTCTCATGCGGGTGCGCCCGATCGTGCAGGAGTACTGCGCCTCCCACAACATCCCGTACACCCAGACATCGCTGCTCGAGGCCCATCGCCAGGTGATCGCCTACATGAGCCGCGTCGGGCTCGCTGCACCCGACCCGTTCGACTGCCCCCTGGTGAACCAGTACCGCGTCAAGCGGGCGTGAGCCCGCACGGTGCTCGGTATCGTGGAGGCGTGAACTCACCGATCGCCGTCGCCCGCCGTGCCGTCCTCCTAGCTGCGACCGCCGTCGCCGCGGTCGGGCTCGCGGCGCTGCCGGCCGCGTCGGCATGGGCGCACGACGACCTCGTGTCGTCGAACCCGGCAGCCGACTCGTCGATCGCCGACGACCCGGGCGTGGTCACGCTGGCCTTCTCCGAGCCGTTGCTCTCGTTGGGGGAGTCGACCGACGGTTTCGCCCTGCAGGTCGTCGACCCCGAGGGCCTGCACTACGAATCGGGATGCCTCGCCCTCGACGGCGCCCAGGTGACGAGTCCGGTCGCGCTGGGCGACGCCGGCGGCTACGTCGTGCTGTGGCAGGTCGTCTCTTCCGACGGGCACCCCACCTCGGGTCAGTTCGAGTTCGACTACGAGCCGCAGTCGCTGGCGAACGCCGCCGACGGGCTCACTCAGGCGCCGGTCTGCGGCGAGCCGTGGTCGGGAGCACCCGACGGCTCCCCGACGCCGACCCCCACGGCGGCCGAGCCCACCCCCACGGCCACCGATGACTCCTCCGTGGCGACGACGGCTCCGAGCACCGCGGCGGCGACCGACCCGGGTGCCGACTCCGGCGACCCCGCCGCAGCACCCGCCCCCCTTCCCTGGTACGCGATCGTGCTGATCGCCGTCGCCGCAGCGGGCGCCCTGGCGGTCATCATCGTCATCGTGGTGCGGCGCAGCCGGGGCGGCGGCTTCGGCGGGCAGTGACTTCGCGCTACACTCGGCGCAGCGGGTGCCCCGCATCCGCTCACAATCGAACATCGACCGGCCATCAACCCGATGCGGGAGAGTCGCCTCAGGCGACACCGAAGGAGCAATCCTCCCCGATAATCTCTCAGGTCCTCGTACCGCATCGCTTGGCCACTCTGGAAAGCAGTCCGCGGCATCGACGGCGGCTCGCCCACGGTGAAAGCCCTCCCGACGACCGGAGGGTGAAACTCTCAGGCACGATGACAGAGGGGGAGTTCTCGTAGCGCATCAGCGCTCCCACGTATCGCCGGCTGCGCCGGCGGGAACGGAGAACTCGTGACCGGCTCCACCGACCCCGCGACACCCGAGGCACCCGCCCTCGAGTCGCCGCTCCTCGACACGCATCGCGCCGCCGGCGCCTCCTTCACCGACTTCGCCGGCTGGCAGATGCCGGTGCGTTACTCCAGCGACCTCGCCGAGCACCACGCGGTGCGCACCGCCGCCGGTCTGTTCGACCTCTCGCACATGGCGGAGTTCCGCGTGAGAGGGCCGGAGGCCGCCGCCCTGCTCGACCACGCGCTGGCGGGCCGGCTCTCGGCGATCGAGGAGGGTCAGGCGAAGTACTCGTTGCTGCTCGCCGAGTCGGGCGGCATCGTCGACGACGTCGTGGTCTACCGGCTGGGGGCCGAGGAGTTCCTGGTGGTGGCGAACGCCTCGAACCACGACCCGGTGGCGGAGGCGCTCGGCGAGCGATCGGCGGGCTTCGACGCGCAGATCGCCGATGAGAGCGCGGCCACGGCGCTCGTCGCGGTGCAGGGCCCGGCCTCCCGGCAGGTGCTCGAGCAGACCGCGGGGATCCGGATCGCCGGTCTCGACGGGTTGCGGTACTACCGCAGCACCCCCGGATCGTTCGACGGTGTCGACCTCCTCGTGGCGCGCACCGGCTACACGGGGGAGGACGGGTTCGAGCTGTACCTCGACCGTGCCGCCGCGCCCGCGCTCTGGAACGCCCTGCTCGCCGCGGGCGAGCCGCTCGGCCTCGTGCCCGCCGGTCTCGCCAGCCGCGACACCCTGCGCCTCGAGGCGGGGATGCCGCTCTACGGCCACGAGCTCTCGCTCGAGACGCTGCCCGAGCAGGCGGGCCTCGGTCGGGTGGCAGACCTCGGCAAGAGCGACTTCGTCGGCCGCGAGGCGCTCCTCGCCGGCGCTCCCGACGGTGCGCCCGTGCTGGTCGCGCTGGTGGCCGAGGGCAAGCGAGCGGCTCGCGCCGGCTACGAGGTCTTCGCCTCCGACGACTCCACCGAGGCGGTGGGCGTCGTGACGAGCGGCGCACTCTCACCGACCCTCGGGCATCCGATCGCCCTCGCCTACGTGGCGCCCGCATTCGCCGCACCGGACGCCGAGCTGAGCGTCGACATCCGGGGCAAGCGCCTCGCCTACCGCACCGCACCCCACCCGTTCTACCGCCGGAAGAAGGACTGACATGGCCGACCACGAAGAACTGCGCTACACCGCCGAGCACGAGTGGGTGAAGGTCGACGGCTCCGTCGCCACGATCGGAATCACCGCCTATGCCGCGGCCCAGCTGGGCGACATCGTCTACCTCGACCTGCCCGACGCCGGAACCGAGGTCGCGGGCGGTTCGGTGGTGGGCGAGATCGAGTCGACGAAGTCGGTCGGCGAGCTGTTCGCGCCCGTCGACGGCACCGTCGTGGAGAAGAACTCCGCCGTCGAAGACAGCCCCGAGCTCGTGAACGACGACCCGTTCGGCGCCGGCTGGCTGCTCAAGGTGGAGTTCACCGAGCTCCCCGCCCTGCTCTCGGCAGCCGAGTACGCGGCTCTGACGGGGGAGTGACCGCACCGATGACCGACGTCTTCGCCCGCCGCCACATCGGAACTGATGCTGCTGCGCGATCCCACATGCTGGAGACCGTGGGCTACGGCAGCCTCGCCGAGCTGATGGCCGCCGCCGTACCCGGCTCGATCGCCTTCGACCGCACCCTGCACGACTCGCTGGTGCCCCCGGCCGCCACCGAGCGGGAGGCCGTGGCGGAGCTCCGCGCCCTCGCCGCGCGCAACACGGTCGCCACCTCGTACCTCGGGCTCGGCTACTACGACACCATCACGCCCGCGGTCATCACCCGCAACGTGCTCGAGAACCCGAGCTGGTACACCGCCTACACGCCGTACCAGCCGGAGATCTCGCAGGGGCGCCTCGAGGCGCTCATCACCTTCCAGACCATGGTCACCGACCTCACCGGCATGGCGACCGCGAACGCCTCGATGCTCGACGAGTCGACAGCCGCCGTCGAGGCGATGCTGCTGGCGCGCCGCGCCGGCAAGTCGGCATCGAACCGCTTCGTCGTCGACGCCGACGCCTTCCCGCAGACGATCTCGCTGTTCCGCTCGCGGGCCGAGGCCGTCGGCATCGAGATCGACGTGCTGCCGCTTCATGCGGAGGCGTCGGAGGTCGCGGGGGCCCCAGCGGCTCTCGGCGACGCCTTCGGCGTGTTCGTGCAGTACCCGGGCGCCTCGGGCCGGGTCGCCGACCCTTCGGCCGTCATCGCCGCCGTGAAGGCGCAGGGCGGCATCGCCGTCGTGGCCGCCGACCTGCTCGCGCTGACGCTGCTGACGCCGCCCGGGGAACTCGGCGCGGACGTCGTGGTCGGCACCAGTCAGCGCTTCGGCGTGCCGATGGGTTTCGGCGGCCCGCACGCCGGCTACCTGGCGGTACGCGCCGGACTCGAGCGGCAGCTCCCCGGCCGATTGGTGGGGGTGAGCGTCGACGCCGACGGGCATCCGGCCTACCGGCTCAGCCTCCAGGCGCGCGAGCAGCACATCAGGCGCGAGAAGGCGACGTCGAACATCTGCACCGCCCAGGTGCTTCTCGCCGTGATGGCCGCGATGTACGCGGTCTATCACGGGCCGGAGGGGCTCACCGCGATCGCGCGCGAGGTCAACCGCGCCGCCCGCACCCTGGGCTCGCGGCTCGTGGCCTCCGGTCACCGTCTGCGGCACACCGAGTTCTTCGACACGCTCGAGGTGTCGGTGCCCGAGCGTGCGGCGCGTCTCGTGCAGCACGCGCACTCCCGGGGCATCCTGCTGCGCTTCGTCGACGACGACACGGTCGCCGTCTCGGTCGACGAGACCACGGGCGACCCCGAGCTGCTCGAGCTACTGCGGGTCTTCGACGTCACCACGGGTGACGCGGGAGACGAGACCGCGCCGTCGCTCCCGGCGGGCCTCGAGCGCACGAGCGCCTTCCTCGGGCACGAGGTGTTCTCCAGCCACCGCTCCGAGACGGCGATGATGCGCTACCTCAAGCGGCTGGCCGACGCCGACTACGCGCTCGACCGCGGCATGATCCCGCTCGGTTCGTGCACCATGAAGCTCAACGCCGCCTCCGAGATGGAGGCCGTGACGTGGCGGGAGTTCGCGGGCGTGCATCCGTTCGCCCCGAAGACGGATGCGCAGGGCTACCTCGAACTCATCGCCCAGCTCGAGCGGTGGCTCGCCGACGTGACGGGGTACGACTCGGTGTCGTTGCAGCCGAACGCCGGCAGCCAGGGCGAGCTGGCGGGACTCCTCGCCATCCGCGGCTACCACCGCTCACGCGGCGACCTCGAACGCGCCGTGTGCCTCATCCCGTCGAGCGCCCACGGCACCAACGCGGCATCGGCGGTGCTCGCGGGCATGCGGGTGGTCGTGGTGGCCTGCGACGAGCTCGGCAACGTCGACCTCGACGACCTGCGCGCGAAGATCGAGGCCCACGCCGAGCAGCTCGCCGCCCTCATGATCACCTACCCGTCCACCCACGGGGTGTACGAGCACGACGTCGTCGAGATCTGCGCGCGCGTGCACGAGGCGGGCGGGCAGGTCTACGTCGACGGCGCCAACCTCAACGCGCTCCTGGGCTTCGCCCGATTCGGCGACTTCGGCGGCGACGTCTCGCACCTCAACCTGCACAAGACCTTCTGCATCCCGCACGGCGGCGGCGGCCCCGGAGTCGGGCCGGTGGCGGCGAAAGCGCACCTGGCTCCATTCCTCCCGGGGCATATCTTCGCCCAGGAGGCCGAGCACCTGATGGTCGACGGCTCGAGCGTCGTGCACGGAGGGGGCGCCGTCTCGGCCGCGCCGTACGGGAGCCCGAGCATCCTTCCCATCAGTTGGGCCTACGTGCGCATGATGGGCCTCGAGGGGCTCGCCGAGGCCACCGCGTCGGCGGTGCTGGCCGCGAACTACGTCGCCGCCCGGCTCGCGCCCCACTACCCGGTGCTCTACACCGGCGAGAACGGTCTCGTGGCCCACGAGTGCATCCTCGACCTGCGCGGCATCACGCAGAGCACGGGGGTGAGCGTCGACGACGTCGCCAAACGGCTCGTCGACTACGGCTTCCACGCGCCGACCATGAGCTTCCCGGTGGCGGGAACGCTCATGGTGGAGCCCACCGAGAGCGAAGACCTCGCCGAGATCGACCGCTTCATCGACGCGATGATCGGCATCAAGGCCGAGATCGACGCCGTCGCCGCGGGGGTGTGGCCCGCCGACGACAACCCGCTGCGGAACGCCCCCCACACCGCCCGCTCGGTGGTGGAGGGCGAGTGGAGCCACCCGTACGACCGCGAACGGGCGGTGTATCCCGTGAAGTCGCTCGTGCGCGGCAAGTACTGGCCGCCGGTGCGGCGCATCGACCAAGCCTACGGAGACCGCAACCTGGTCTGCGCCTGCCCACCGCCGGAGGCTTTCGAGTAGGGATGACCCGGCCCTCCGGTCAAGGGGTCTGCGGCACGGAGAACCCCGTGGACCCCGCTGGTAGGGTCGCACCATGCCTGTCGAGCCGGTCGCCCGCATCCGTTCTCTGCTCCTGACGGGGCTGGTGGCGGGCTTCGGGGCGACGATGGCGCTCGCGGGAGCGGGCGCGGCGGTGCCCGCCCGTGCTGCGGAGGCCGCTCCTGCGGCCGTCGTCGCCGATCCGCTGTTCGACGACGGCGCGTGCGTCGTGCTGCCGACGACCGACGGGGGAGGCGGCGGGGCGCAGTGCGCCGGTGTCGACCTGAGCGGCACCCGGTTCGGGGAGGCCGACTTCCGGGGGGCGAACCTCACCGGCGCGTCGTTCGTCGACGGCGACGTGCAGGGAGCCGTGTTCACCGGTGCCGATCTCACCGGGGCCGACTTCACCGGTGCGCGCATCGTGGGTGCCGACTTCACCGGTTCGAGCATCCTCCCCGCCACCCTCCAGGCCGAGGCG contains the following coding sequences:
- the gcvP gene encoding aminomethyl-transferring glycine dehydrogenase, whose product is MTDVFARRHIGTDAAARSHMLETVGYGSLAELMAAAVPGSIAFDRTLHDSLVPPAATEREAVAELRALAARNTVATSYLGLGYYDTITPAVITRNVLENPSWYTAYTPYQPEISQGRLEALITFQTMVTDLTGMATANASMLDESTAAVEAMLLARRAGKSASNRFVVDADAFPQTISLFRSRAEAVGIEIDVLPLHAEASEVAGAPAALGDAFGVFVQYPGASGRVADPSAVIAAVKAQGGIAVVAADLLALTLLTPPGELGADVVVGTSQRFGVPMGFGGPHAGYLAVRAGLERQLPGRLVGVSVDADGHPAYRLSLQAREQHIRREKATSNICTAQVLLAVMAAMYAVYHGPEGLTAIAREVNRAARTLGSRLVASGHRLRHTEFFDTLEVSVPERAARLVQHAHSRGILLRFVDDDTVAVSVDETTGDPELLELLRVFDVTTGDAGDETAPSLPAGLERTSAFLGHEVFSSHRSETAMMRYLKRLADADYALDRGMIPLGSCTMKLNAASEMEAVTWREFAGVHPFAPKTDAQGYLELIAQLERWLADVTGYDSVSLQPNAGSQGELAGLLAIRGYHRSRGDLERAVCLIPSSAHGTNAASAVLAGMRVVVVACDELGNVDLDDLRAKIEAHAEQLAALMITYPSTHGVYEHDVVEICARVHEAGGQVYVDGANLNALLGFARFGDFGGDVSHLNLHKTFCIPHGGGGPGVGPVAAKAHLAPFLPGHIFAQEAEHLMVDGSSVVHGGGAVSAAPYGSPSILPISWAYVRMMGLEGLAEATASAVLAANYVAARLAPHYPVLYTGENGLVAHECILDLRGITQSTGVSVDDVAKRLVDYGFHAPTMSFPVAGTLMVEPTESEDLAEIDRFIDAMIGIKAEIDAVAAGVWPADDNPLRNAPHTARSVVEGEWSHPYDRERAVYPVKSLVRGKYWPPVRRIDQAYGDRNLVCACPPPEAFE